The nucleotide sequence AACGACACGTCACAAGACGGGTCGGCAGTTAGTGGAACAGATCCCTTTTCAGCTCCTATACTAAATGCAAATCCTTTCCCCTTCGAGATTGAAATCCAATATTATGAGCATAGTTTGACGTTGACTtatcatcgacatcgagaTCCTTCCCAGTACTGTATATAGCATCTTGGTACTGGGTTGACTTTAGAGACGTTTCTCTCGCTCACTTTCGAGCATTAGAGAAGTTGATATCGGGCGGCAGGAGGTTTTCCTTGATGCAAGGTAGAATGAGTAATGCTCAGATTGCGCAGGTGGCGGCAGATAGTTATCCACagctcaaggacaagattcCTAAGACTCTGGTGGGTGGTACACTAGCTGGCCTTTGGGAAATCGACACAGCACCATTGAAGGACGTGCTGGGCCTCGAGTATCGGGATCTGAGAACCTGCATAGTGGAGTCGCTGAAGCTTCTGATACATTGATAGTTGCTCGGAGGTGCTAAGTAAACCCAATCTTAGTTTAACTATCCAATGAAGCTATACCAATGCCTCCCATGTATTGTAGGTCTGTTGAATATTACTTGCCACTCCGCATAGGGTCTATGATATCGCTCAGAACTGCTCACCAGAATCCTGCAATCAGTACCCCACCAACCATCAAGCAACAACTCAAGGTCCTCTAACACAAGAACCCTCAGGACTATCCACAGCTTCCGGCTTATTATCTGCCCTCCCCTCCCCTTTCTCTCTGTCCTCGTCTTTACCATCATTCGCACTATACAAATCCTCCTCACAGCTAAGCTATCTGGGTAGTGTAGCACTGCATAGACCTGTAGCCCTTACCCCAATTGCTATtgaataaagttaatacttatgAGATTTTCAAAAGGTCGAGGGAAATGCTACCTGACGCAAGCGGAGCCGTATCCTGATAGAGCAACTGTTCGAACAGAGCTTCCCTTACAGTTGTCCTGCTCAAACATGTAGCAGGTGCAAGCAACACCCCTGCCACCGCAGGTAACAATGTTTGCACTGTTTGTGTTACTGTAGCTGTATCCATAACAGCTGTTTGAAGTACCGGGCCAAATCGATACAGCGTAGTCTGAGCAGCCGCCGTCCTTGTAGTATTGAACCTTGAGGTCGACAGCCCGGGCATTGAGTGATTTTGAGTTGCTGTTAACAGTTGGTGTAGCCTGTACAGCAGCAAAAGCAAGGAACATGGTATAGATGCCCTTCATCGTGGAGGTTCGAGTTGTATTgtagtttatataaagattcgCAAACTGATTAATATCGATGGGGCCTTATTGTAATAAAAGCAGCCTTATACTTTTACCATAGAGCTTCTGGCTAATACTTATAGGTTGTGAAAATCTTAGGGTTACTTTTCATTCTCGTATAGCTTGAATCCAAAATGTAAAGCTAGATTGTTTAGTATTAGTTCAAATAGACATTTTCCTAAACTGTATATTGCTAACCTTGATTGTATATTACTAAccttagtaatatattaggTCAGGGCTACTTGGCtgtatataagatttttctGTATATTATTAGCTACAGAAGTGGAGAAAGAACAGTTCAACATCCCCGATACATTCTTACTTAATTGTCTTACATACCTTTTACTCCACCTTTGCGGCGGCCGACCTGCAGCAGAGGACAGGAAACCAGATATTTTGAGTCGAGTCAACATTCTGTTCACCGACAGTTTTTCCAAGACGCAGAAGGAGCTGTGTCTCAACCAAGATATCTATGCCGGTACGATCACATTTATGCGCGGCGGCCGAACCAAGTCATACGGGTTTTATCGGGGTAGAAAAGGTCATGCATACCCTTGGCTCTGGCTCGGTTTtcagtttttttttaatatccGAACCAGCATAGGGAGCAGATGCTTGCCAGGGAACATTATCATGTCAGAGCTCAGCTTACCATTAGCAATTTCTGATCGTTTAACTAAGTATTATAGAAGATTGGAAAGATGCCTTTACGACCTTCCACTGTTCTGGACTCAGATCAGCTCCAGCTGGGTTATGAGTCCCGATCGTAGACTTCTTATGTATCGTAGTAGAGGCCTATTATTTTCTAGGCCTTAAGGGCAACATTCCGTGATCTGCGAAACTCGTTTTGTTTCAAAGTGAAGCAGAGCGATACCGCCAATCGTGTGAAGTTCAACAAAAGCCAACTCTAACGGCCAGCAGTTATCTGCATTCCGATGTCATACGTGTCGCTAACATGATAACGACATCGTAACTCAAATGTCTGCCCATGCCCGACTAGGAAGAGCCCGAGTTGTCAGCACACGACCAGGCCGCTGAACCTCCAGACACTTTGTATGAGGCTATAATGTCGACCACGGAAGCATATGTCCCAGCAATGGTCAGGAAGGTCCCCAAGACGATGATAGTGACGCTCCAGAGCACTCCGACCGACCAAGAGATCGAACGATCTTGCTTCCCTCGCTTCCAGTTATCGTGGAGCCACATGCATCCCATAGGCTGGAATGAGAGTGACGTGGCAAGCAACGCTCCGATAAGGGAAACAAGCCCACCAAATATGGGGATACCGCTAGCTATCAAATATGCAACGACTGTAATACCGAAGGTACATCCTATCCAAGATGCCCAATGGGTAAAGGTATTGGCCGCGAGATGCTTGGAGCCTCGCAAGATACGTACAAAGACATGCTTGCTTGCTAGCTAGAACATCTATGGTTTAGCAACAGTTTGTTTGGATATTTTAAACGAGGACTCACATGACAAGTCAACATAGTTGTGACTATTAGTCCAGGAAGTGCAATTCCGTAGCTGACTCTCTTGATCAAGACACCTGCAGATCCAAGCGCTGGCGAAGCAACATACGAGCCACAGAAATAGTATACCACACAGCCGATCGCGATATAACAGGCACTAATGACTGTCTGGCACAGAATCAAAGATCTCGTATAATGCCTAGGATCCCTCATCTCTGCAGCAATGCTGAAAAAGGCCGGGGTGCCTGCGTAAGCAAAGATCAATGCGCAGATGGCAGACATAGCGTTTGTGAAGCTTGGCTTCTTGAAGAGCTCGTAGTCAGATACCCAGACTGCGTCTTTGGGTGCGGCTGCAGGTCGATCTTGTATACCCACAGCAAttgtgaggatgatgactgTGTTTGGGACTTTAGCATGGTATTGTCAAGACAGAGGTGCGGGAATGTAGTAACCTGAAGAGATGATGCAGATCAATCCTAGCCAGGCGAGCCAACTTAGCTTCCCGAGGGTTCGGATGCtggcgaagatgaagccGGTAACAGCTGCAACAGCCACAAAGACGGCAGTACAAGTTCCGTGGTTGGAAACAGCATTGAAGCCGATTGACACGCTCAGCATTGCTGAACCGCAAACAAATGTCCAATCTAGACCATTGTATCAGTCAAAATTCAACCACCCTAGTCTTCAATAACGGGCGACCTTGACTTACAGAGACCAAAAGCAAAGCCAAATATTTCCTGCCCAGCACGACCAAACATCAGGCCACCCGCATCATCAATGCCATAGACTTCACGATGCCTCAACTTGAAAGTGCCGACTATGTAATCTGACCATGTCGTAATTGCAGCGATAACGCAAAGACAGATGAGGCCGGGTATCATTCCCAGTGTGTCAAACACAGATGGGATGGACAATattccaaggccaagctgcgtcttcatcatcagaccTGCTGTGCCCACCCAACCGACCTACACATACCATTAACAAATTTGAGGTTCAGTAGGCAGAGCATACTCACATTGCGGTAATTTGGACCGTCATTGGTGAGTCTTCCAAAAACAGCATCGTGAGCATGACCAGGATCATCATGGACTTCACCAGCAAACACTTGACCCTCCTGGTCATCAACCTTCTCGGTACCAATCATGGTAGCAATGAATCAGATAATCGGGCTCGTGTTCACCTTCCAGATATTAAGAGATAAAGGAAAGTAACTCCGAGAGGTGCATCTTGTCACGATGTGAAATTTTCTCCATCTCAGCAATAACACCTCCGATTCCAACTGCCAAGACCACAGAAGCGGAGCATGTTTACCATATAAATCAGACAATTGAGCTCTATTGGGATATTGTAGAGTAATTTCTTTTCGTGGCCCCAGAGTGAAATTCCACTTGGTGAGGAAATTCTGCCGATACCGGAAGTTGGAGAATGGTGGGCGGGTGTTTGATTGGTTGGGGTAGTGGGTTATCAATCTGATCTAAGCTCATTTGGAGATCTTTTTCGCTTAGTGCAAGGGGCGGAATTTGTTGACTTTGTCATGCATTTCAATTGTTTGGCATTGAGGTTGCGATTGGGTTGAACAAATATGCTTGCAACTCTTGTGACGAGCAAAGTCTGTATTCTGCCTGTTCTATATTGACAACGTCCTGTCAATCAGATTGATTGGCTTCAGTGCTATTATCCCCGACCAAGCGCAGACAAGCAGACAAAGTCACAGCGTATAGAGAATGCAATATCGAAAACGCAGATGGGATGAACAACGAGAGACAAAGAATTTAACGTACAGAATACAAGATCTTGTCATTGTCTGGTTTGGCTCCCGCAGCAGAGCTGTCCCTCATTGCTCTTCATGTTATCTCGATTATCTCGCGTGTGATCTGCCCCTAAACCAAGAAGGGAGAGGTCTTGACTTCTCGGATGTTTTGTTCCACTGGCCTATCAGCAACCATCATGTGGAACCATCAGAGGCTGGAGGCTGGGAATTCATGGACCTCGGTTATGGACTCTAAGGCTTTACCAAAATTCTGCATATGTCTCACAGATGTTGGACTTTAGTAAAGATAAGAcatagataatatattacaGCTTTTGaaatatatatttctatatCTGATCGTTCTAGGGGTTGAAACTTACCTACGAGGTTGATCTTCCTTCTCGGTTTCCCTGCCGCGCGCATCTTATCTTCAAGACAAAACTTTACATCATTGTTTCTGTTGCGGTGCCGTCTGTGGCATATGTGCAATCTGGTAAAAATAAACACCGAGAACCTGTGAAACATACCAAATCATCAGATGCTATCTGTTCCATTGTCTTCTATGCTTACGATGCAAAGATGGATTGCAAAACAGACCGCAAAGAAGTTCAGGGTAGGCGTGTACGCTGGCCACAGAGTCGGCCCGATACAACACACCAATGATAGCGCGTTGCGCAAGGGGGATCGTGAGCACTGATTGCGCTGTGCCTACGATATCCTATCTCGTCGCGCGATGGAATTCAGCCTGCCAACTTGATCTAGATCAATTGCCACGTGCTGGTGATGGTCTGCAGCTATATTGATCGGCCGATGAACCGAACAGAAGCACAGCCAATTGAGATGAACAAACCATAGCTAAGCTTCAATAGACAGTCCACGACAGGCATCCAGCCGTCGCGACAATGTTTCAACAAAGCTCTCATTCGTCATTTTCGGCTCCGGCAGATGAAATCGCGGGGAAATCTGAACCATCCCTCTGGATCTAGACCATCCAACGGACTTCTCAACCACGGACTTCTCACCGTTCAAAACTCTCTCACAATACATCACGAGTCACGAAAGAGACCAAGCGGCCAAGCTTAACTCAATTGAAACGTTTGTGCAACGGGCGTCGAAATACAGCGGGAATTGGCCGAGCGAAAAACATCCCTGCTTTTTTGGAGATAGAGACACTGAGATTGGCTGAGTCTGTTCGAGAGCATTCCGGCCCGCTTTATTAGCATGAGAGATTGCCATAACCTTGATTCTCGTTGGTCAATGACACGTGAGAGTACTCCACCCCCAGAATTGGGACTGCGTTGCGGAGAAATTGGGCCTTGAGGAGATGAGATTACGTACCAGAAGTGGGAGACGACTTTTCTCCAAGATTCTGTGGTGCCATTTGGCGGTGAATCGGGCCATGAACTGACCAAAGACTTGAAATAACCTTGGAGGGATAGTCCCAGAGAACATTCTACTCATTCACGAGAGCAAACATAAAGAGTCTGCCGTCTCTGCACGCAACCCAAGCCGACGATTGCCATCCTcccctccatcttcctccCCAAGCTAACACCATTCAGGCAACTGTCCCGCACGCCCAAGGCTAGGCAAACTTAGCCCGCTTCTCCCTCCGGAAACCTGGCCGATCACCTCTCCATCTTTCTCCCCAGCatttaatagaaatattgGGGCGGTTGCCCATATTCTCCATCTTTCCCCAGATCACACTTCCCCGCAGATCTCTCACATCTTTTCTCTCATTTCTTATTCATTGACTTTTCGATCCGTTGAATCATGTCGGACGAAAAGGTCTCGGCTGCTGCCCCAGAGGCTCACATCGATACCTCTGATCCTAGCAAGACTCATCCTGATGTTATCGACCATGCGCGCTCGGCGGCCAACAAGGAGCAGAAAATGACCCTCATGCAGGGCATCAAGCTGTATCCCAAGGCTGTCGCGTGGAGTATCCTGATCTCGACTTGCATTGTCATGGAAGGATTCGACATTGTCCTTGTCAACAACTTCTGTGAGTTGCACGACACGACCCAACGCGACTTGAACTAACAATTGTTGGCTAGATGCTTTCCCCCAGTGGAACAAGAAGTACGGCCAACTCCAGCCTGATGGAACATATCAGGTCTCAGCAGCATGGCAAGCCGGCTTGAGTAATGTATGCGCCATAAAAGGCCCCCCAATTGACAAAGCTAACCGCCACAGGGTGCCAACGTCGGTTCCATCATCggtctcttcctcaacggtTGGCTCTCAGAGCGTTTCGGTTATCGATACACCATCATCGGCTGCATGATCTGGCTCTCGGGCTGCATCACCCTTTTCTTCACCGCACAAAACGTCCAGATGCTCCTCGCCGCCGAAATCCTCTGCGGTCTGCCATGGGGTATCTTCCAGACCATCTGCGTCACCTACGCCTCCGAAGTCTGCCCCATCGCCCTCCGAGGCTATCTCACCACATACGTCAACTTCTGCTGGGGCCTCGGACAGGAAATCGGCATTGGAATCTTGCGATCTATGATCGGCCGAACCGACGAGTGGGCTTATAGAATCCCCTATGGTCTGCAGTGGATCTGGCCTCTGCCTTTGATGGTGGGCTTGTGGCTTGCTCCTGAGTCTCCTTGGTGGCTTGTTCGCAAGGGCCGTGTCGCTGATGCTAAGAAGAGTCTTCTTCGACTTACAAGCCTCAACCGCGAGACTGATTTCGATGCTGACGAGACTGTTGCTATGATGGTTCATACAACTGCtctcgaggagaagctgacTGAAGGAAGCTCCTATATTGACTGTTTCAAGGGCGTCAACCGTCGACGAACAGAAATCGTCTGTATGGTTTGGGCCATGCAGAACCTCAGCGGCAACTCCTTTTCCAACTACTCGACCTACTTCCTTGAGCAAGCCGGTATGTCTGCTGAGCACGCCTACTCCTTTGCTCTCGGACAATATGCCATCAACATGGTTGGTGTCTTTGGTGCCTGGGGTCTGATGTCCTTCGGAATCGGTCGCCGAAGCCTCTACCTTTACGGACTGTGCGGTCTCTGCACTGTCTTGTGCgttcttggcttccttggtcttgtccCCGAGGCTGATCGCCAGAAGGGCGCTCTTGCCACTGGAAGCCTGATGATTGGCTGGGCTGTTGTGTACCAGCTCACTGTGGGCTCTGTAGCTTACTCCCTTGTCTCTGAGCTTCCTTCTCGACGCCTTCAGATCAAGACTGTCGCTCTCGGTCGTATCTTCTAGTAAGTTTGACCTACAAATACCAAAAGCACACCTAACTAACCAATCACAGTGGCATTGTCGGTATTGTCAACGCTGTTCTGGCTCCTTACATGCTCAACCCCACCGCTTGGAACTGGAGCAACTATACCGGTTTCTTCTGGGTAAGTCTCGGAACCATTTCCTCACTGGATTCCCAAGCTAACATGCTCAATAGGGTGGCATCTGCTTCCTCTGCGTCATCTACACCTACTTCCGCCTGCCCGAACCAAATGGCCGAACCTTTGCCGAGTTGGGTGTCTTGTTCGAGAAGGGCGTCAGCGCTCGAAAGTTCGCTACCACCAAGGTCGATGTCTTCCACGAGTCTGTCGACGATCACGTCCTCGACCGGTTGGCCAAGGCCGATCAGGCTACTGTTGAGACCGTTGAGCAAGCCCCAGCACAAAAGTAGATGTTGATTTAAGGGCTCAAAGCGCCCAGGTCAAACCTCCTTGGATAGTCTTTACTTGCACATCAACGAGTCAAGACAGTTTATGTATACAATAATAACGCAGAAATAATGAGACATTGAATAACTATCCTGATCGCGTGCCATCGTCGGCGAGGCCAAACCTCCTTCTGTTTGTGTACATCCATGCATGCAACCTTGAACGGAGCTATGCCTCCATAGGTGACCGTTTCTGCCGATCTCTGATACCATCTCGGCAAATCCGAAAACCCCCACTTCTGCCTTATATTAGCAATTGTCACGATTATCCAAGACCTTGATATATAAAGATCGAGCTACTGATCAGATATCTTATACATTGTAGTTGCACTTGATGCCCACGGAAAATGTGGCGCCATAGCTCGAACGGTTGATAAGAACCAGGCGTGCCAAGACACTGGGTCATACTACAACGAGTGGATGCGGTATGATGCTCAGTAGCCGATGACGATAGTGCGAATACCGGAAACACTACCTAATAACATGCATTGGAAGAAAGCGAAAGTATTAGGAAAACATAGTTCAACAGCGAATCCTAGCATCAAGCTCTAGGTGGTAGTTGTACGCTCTCCGCCACATGTTGTATCAGCTTGAGGTATTCTGTTTCTGCTTGGTAAAGTTGACCAAGCTATCAAGCCACTCTTGATGACCATTCAATATAGGATTCGGCTTCGTAGCCGCAAGCTTAACCCCAGGCTGTCCAATCTGTGACTCCTGCGTCAAGATTCTAACCACGCCATAATCCAAGTCCTCCACAATCCAAGCATGATAAACATCTAGCTTAGAGCTCTCATCCCCATCTACCCTTGCCCTCCATGCCAAACGTCCCGGTGAGCCCGCGCTCGGCGGCACAGACTCCATGACTTCTGCTGGAAAGGGACCAAACCCGAAAGTCGAGAAGCTAAAGCTGTCGCCCTTCTTGAGGAAGTTGCCTCCGGCTGGAGGCGTGATATGACTGCAGTTGCTGTAGTACGACTCCCACTGAGTGATGTCGGCGAGGTTGGCCCAGACTTGGGTGGCAGTGATATCGCGCACGATTACTTCGTTGGAGGCATAGTTGTCGGTTGTTCCGGGCAGGAACTTCGTAGGCCAGATGATTGCTGACTGCATTTTGAATGAaccttggagaagaaggataacaAGATTGATAGTGGCTTTTGTCTGATGGCGGCTAAATCAAAGCACTCGAACCTTTCTCGTGCATTTGGAGACTCTCTAGTGTCGGCAATGGGACGTCGGCAAAGGCGGCCCAATGAGGACTGATTACAAATCGTCCACATCCGCTGCCCATGAAGCGTCGGGAATAACTCATCAGACAACTTTGACCAGACTCACGGTAGCTGCATTGAATTTCTAGACCTAATAGTTTCAACTCATCGTGGATATTAATGTCATACACATACAACCATCAAACACCGATCTTCTAGCGACCTGAACTAAAAGCTTTTCGTAGATTTCGTATTAAGTAGATGAAGCACCAACTTTCACGATCCATCAAGACGCCCCTGTAACTAGTCAAGTGTTCTTGATATAATCCTTGACGAACTCCTCGAGGTTCTCTCCTGGCAAGCCTATCTTATCATTCCACAGTCCTTTATCAACAGAATAATTCGCGACACCCCCCTTGCCGTAGATCGCACCAAAGATCTGAGCCACAGCGCCCATTGCATCTCCGTTTCTGACCTGCTCAGCACCTGACTCCCAGAGACCTTCTACAGTTCCATCAGAAACTTGGAACTTGTCTCCTGTGGCTTTCTCAAGCGCACAGAGGACATCGTTCTGAGTCACGGTGAAGCTGTTGACGTAGACATGCTGATTACGCGTAATCTCGAGATTCCTCAAACTCTTGGCGATTGCCCTCCCAGCCTGATCCAGGTTGGTGGCCTCATAAGCGATATCACCGCCGTCATAAAGTGTAGCGGTGCGTGCGGGGATGTTGAAGCCACCGAAGCCGGGAATGTTGAGGCCCCAGTCAAACATGGCACCTGAAACAATAGCAATCCATGAAAGCTCGCCGTTCTTGGCCTTAATGTAGTCGAGCGTATCGATCTTATCTTGGACGAAAGGAATGGCCTTCGGCGCTTCTGGATTTGCAGTGTCGACGCCGAACTCAGAGGGGACGAAGAATTTAACGCCGGCTTTGACGGCCGCGTCTACCAGAAGCTTCTGCAAAGGGAATATCTGGCCAACGGCAATGCCAGAGGCCATGCTGACTACAGCATCGTGTCCTCTCAGTGCCTCGACGAGAGATTCTTCAGAGTAATCGGTTTTGACAGTGTTGATGCCCGGGGGGAGAGTGCTGTTTGATGATTCTCGAGTCAAGCCTGTCACTTGGAAGCCTTCTTGGAGGAGTGCCTTGACAGTCGACTTGCCAACATTTCCGCTGGCGCCGATAACAGCGACCTTTCTCACTGACGACATGATAGCAGTGTGAAATGATTAAATGGAACGTAGCAGTAATTGAATGATTATAGTATGTGTATCGGCCCTGCGACCTTGACATTAGAGCCAGGAACTGGTCTACTTATAGCCAGATGTCGGCTGATTCACGCGACGGAGTGAGTAGGAGGTGTAGTACACAAGTGATTACAGAAGCCCTCGCCCCTCATCCCTACGCCCGATACGGTTATCACTAAGCAGCGCTGAACAGTCCATGGACATGAGATTCCGCGACCTCAATCTGCACATTGGCCAAGCCCCTCCGTTAACGCACATATAGAGCCTGAAAAATAAAAGACCCTTTCCTGCTTTGTCTGCTGTTTACTGATCAATGATGAGCTCTTACGCCACAGTGTTACATGAATCGGCTTTCTTACTAATCACGCTGATTTTGCCCTCAGATCCATACGCTTTGTATAAACCATGGTTCCTAAGTCTTGCCACCTTTAGAAGGGAATAAATTCCGGTCTTGCCATCTAACTGTATACATTTTGTGCATAATATCTGTTTGTTTTCGTTGTCAAGGATATAGACATACCCAGTATCGCCTCACCGTCACTGGGTCCGTCAGCCAATCTGTATTGCTTAAGGGATCAGCACTCCCACCACCAGCTTAAAAAACAACGCCCAAAACTGTCACCATGTCTCTCAAATTTTCTATTTACACTTGCCCCCCAATTCTAACCAAGGCCCCCTCTCCAGACGCCTCATCCAAGGACTCGGGCCTTTGGCAACCTCAGTCAGTCACTCTGCTCTACACTCCTACGACTGCGCTCGTTGTGGATTGCCCCGCCACCGTTAATCCTACACGTGAACTGGCAGAATGGATCAAATCTCAGCTGCCACTGGGCAGCACTCTCAAGTACTTTGTCTGTACTCATGCTCATGGTGATCATTTCTTCGGCCTCCCGGTGTTGGAAGAGCATTTTCCTGGATTACAAGCTTATGCTACCAAGGCCGTCGCTGAAGGAATTGATCTACAGCAATCACCGGAAATTATGGATTCGTTTTGGGACAACATCTTTCTTTCCTCTAAAGATGGTTCTGGTTTGCCGGATGCAAAGTCCGTTTTCCAGGCTTTTCCGACATCGAATGAATTCAATCTCGATGGTCACCTACTCAAGCTATACGATGTCCCTCATGGCGACACACACGCTAATTCGTTCATCCATGTCCTGAGCTGGATCTTGTTGTGGCAGGCGATATTGTCTACAACGGCGACTGTCACCAGTGGTTAGGCGAGGCGTCCAGTGCCGAGAAACGAACCCAATGGCTTGCAGCTCTTGAGGAGATACGAGCCTTGAGACCTAAGATTGTCGTGCCTGGACACACGTTCACTCCGACGTCGACACCAGATGAGGAATTGGCGACAGCGATGCTCACAGGCACGGCAGACTACATCAAAGGATTCGCCGAGGAGCTTGCAGCTGCCACAAGTGAGCAAGGTCTATTTGAAAGAATGCGGTCCCGATATGACCGGTGGAACCTGTACCTGCTCGCTGGCAGTTCCAAAGCCGGATGGGACAATAGGACTCTCTGAGTAACGACGTAATGACAATTGAGACAAGAGCGTAAGAGAGTGACTGGCGCCTACGAAACAAAAGCTAGGAATGATGGAAATGAAACACGTAAGCTATTCTAGTTAAGCCACGCATTGACATCGGATCATAAGGGCTCCCAGCCCTTGCGAGTATACATGATGAGCCCGACTGGAATAATCGCATCGTGTCGATAGACAACAAACTCTGGATATTGAAGTGACCCTCCGTTATCAACAGTCACCCCCTCAATCTTGAACATTGTTAGTGATCAATCGCTCGTAGTTGTGGGGACTTACACAGTTGTAGCCACGTGAAGGTCTGGTGATGCTGTGGTCTGCTAGCAATTTGCGCTGAGGCTTAGTTGCCACGACATAGCAAATGAGCATAGCGTGAAGGTTTGAGCTGACATAATGGTTCTTTACATAGACGTCTGCTTCTGTATCAATGATTAGCATGGAAGACTGGAGAATATGGGCAAGACTCACTTGAAGAATTTGGTGTAGAGTAGATACCAGGGCCAAACATTCCCTCGTCATCTTGGAATGTTAGTGAGTTCTTGGAAACGTCTTCTCAATGTTGAACTCACCAGCATATTTCAATTTGAACGACTGTCTCAGAATACTGCATGTGCCACAATCACTGTCGTAGCAAAGCTTCAAATCATTGCCCGACTCTCCAATGTGACACGCACGCGAGGTACCATGGTAAAGTCTCTTGTATCTCCCACCATTACTGTAAGTAGAGTCAGTGACCACACAGTTCTGCTATCTTGAGTGCCGTCTTACAGGTATCTGAAAAAGCGCTCCCCCCGACCAGAC is from Fusarium musae strain F31 chromosome 4, whole genome shotgun sequence and encodes:
- a CDS encoding hypothetical protein (EggNog:ENOG41), producing the protein MTRECLALVSTLHQILQVSLAHILQSSMLIIDTEADVYVKNHYVSSNLHAMLICYVVATKPQRKLLADHSITRPSRGYNCIEGVTVDNGGSLQYPEFVVYRHDAIIPVGLIMYTRKGWEPL